The DNA sequence ttcttaatttttttaattatttaataaaatataatattttaatatttaataattttttgcatattttttattggtttcaaatataaagtaaaaaagtTATACATACCTCACAAAATAACTGAGAAAAAAAACGAGAGAATCCATTTTCGTAATATTACTATATATACAACACATGATTAATCAGTTAATCTGCTACATTGTTATCTGGTATTATCTGCTGCAGCTACCCACCCACAGAATCCCGTTACGCGCTACATTACCATCCCAGTTCCCAGGCCACTAATGGCGCCCTTCGCACCTCATCGTTAACGTGTCCTCTCCCCATTGGCACCCCATATGACGTGTCGCCTCACCGAGACATATGCACTCTACCACCCCCAGCTCACTTTAGCATACCGACTTGGTATATATAATTCTTTTCCATTTCCCACCCAATTCAATATCCCAAAAACTTCGCATAAAAAAACACACTGCCTTCGTCACGCACTAGCCAAAACCAGCTTTTCAGGACTTAGTCTCACACAAACACAAACTCTAACACACTCTTTCCATATCTCTTTTCCCATACTCTCTCCACCGCCTCGGAAGTCCAAAACTTCTGCACTGCAATACCCATTGGTGGATTTTTTGTTTTTGGCTAATattctttattaattatttatttatagtaCTACATAAACTTCCACTCTAAGCATTCCCTCTTGGGTTCTACGAGAGGTCATCAATTGCCTCATAACTGAAACCTCGTCATCAATTAAGTCTCTGTTATCACGCAGCGTTGAACCATAAATTTGCAGGTGCTTCATTTTAAAGTGAAATTTCTATAAGATTAGTATTTATAATGATATATGTTGCAGCTTAACAACGTTTACGTATGTTATGTGCATGTTATAGTTTGAGGGAACAAGAAGACGACGACGACCACCACGAACAACACGACGACGATTTCAGAGGACAGTGGTTTGCACGGGACAAGTCCGTGCATCATCTTCAAAAGCAGCGATATTTACAACTGTGATTGTCGTAGGTGCGTAAGGATCTTCGTGTGGGTGGGTggttaaaatagaaaagaaaggagaaaaaagTGAGTTCACGGTTTGTGAGTGAATaataaagaaacaaacaagaaaaggagaaaaagaaaaagaaaaaaggcaaaaaaaatgCCTCATAGAGCAACTTACATTTTCCCTAGGCAATTTCCAGAGAGAGGGTTGGATGAATCTGCGAGGCAGAGATTGGATCACGAGAAGAAGAGACTCGTCAACTCTGTCAAATCAcctgataatgataataattttgGCACTGAAAACGACGTCGCGTCTTCAACGACTACTACTACTGCTACTGACACACCTGTTACTACTGCTCCTCACTCCAAAGACGTCGTCGTTTTTCCCTCGGGGAAACACTCGGCTGTTTCTGACCTCTTCGCCGGCGCCGGCGTTGCCGGAGTAGGCAGGTTCAGGGCAAAGAGCAAGCAAATCGCCGCCTTCTGTAACTGGATCAACGATAAGAAGCGTGATTCTGGTAACCGATTGGATTGTCGCCGCCATGCTTTGGCGGCagcggaggaggaggaggatgatgaCGATCACGAAATGTTGGTTCCTCCCACGGCGGCGGCGGGGACGGTCAAAGATTCCAGCGGCGGCGGAGGCGTTGACCAGAGCTTCGATCGGCAGGTGTCGCTGCCGCGGTTGTCGAGTGGAAGCAGCTACGCCGGGAGCTTGTTCTCCGGAACGACGACGTTCGACGGCACCGCCACATTTTCCAGCGACATTAACACCATTAACATCAAAGACGACTCCTCGTCCCCCAACGCAACAAGGAAGCACCACCACGACGAAGAAGAGGAGCAAGATCGCAACAACAATAACATCGATAACAGTTATGCTAGAAAGTACAAAGAAAGCTACTACCTCCAAGTCACATTAGCGAAGAGGCTCGCTTGCTTAGCAAGCCTCAGCACGGAACCCTTTCTCATCACCGCAACCGAGACTTGGGATGCTGAATCCGTTTCTTATCGCTTATGGGTAAACGACACTATTTTACCATCaacatatttttttccttttggcttcgCTGAATGTTTGAGTGCGTTTTGTGTGTTGTTCAGGTGAATGGGTGCTTGTCGTACACGGATAAGATATCGGATGGTTTTTACAACATACTGGGTATGAATCCATACCTGTGGGTGATGTGCAACGAGAACGAAGAAGGGAAGAAGCTGCCTACGCTGATGGCGCTGAAAGCAGTTGAGCCGAGCGAATCGTCGATGGAGGTTGTCGTTATTGATAGGCACGAGGACTGTCGGCTTAAGCAGCTTATGGATAAAGCGGAGGAGCTGTATTGTGAATCGGAGAACTCGTTGGCGCTGGTTGAGCAACTTGGGAAGCTAGTTGCCATATGCATGGGGTAAGGACTCgagagagaaactaaattaatcGCATTCTTGAATATCCGTTTCTCTATTTCATTTATATATGTTTGTTTTTTGCATATGAAGGGGCACCTTTCCGGTTGAGCAAGGGGATCTGCACAACCGGTGGAAGATGGTAAGCAAGAGGTTGATAAGTTTTTACCAATGCGTTGTGCTTCCCATTGGAAGCTTGTCTGCTGGTCTGTGTAGGCATCGCGCCATTCTCTTTAAGGTGAAATTCGTTCagtgaattatttatttatttatttgttacatATGAGTATGTAGTATGGATCATTCTATGATTATGTTACGGTGATTAAAAAgtgctttaaaaattaaagtaactTTTGTTGTTAAACGCtgctttttaaaaaagttttgcttaaaaaaaaattgtttctaTTAACAATACCTGCATAGTTACCATAGTCACACCATAGTATGTCATACTAGAATTCACCTAGCATAAGTATGTTGCATGATCAAAATAGTAGCAACACGAGAATGCATGAATATTGGATTATTATTCCAGATTCAGCTGATCTTAGATTAGTATTTGGtttgttgaatttttcttatGCAGAGATTGGCAGATTATGTAGGTTTGCCATGTCGCATTGCTAAAGGTTGCAGGTACTGTGCTTCAGATCATAGATCCTCTTGTCTTGTCAAGATTAAAGACGACAGGCAGCACTTAAGGTTAGTAAAATGGCTACTGCCCTTTTTGCAGTTTCACCTATTTTTTAGCTTTCGGTCTTCTTCACAGTCGGGATAGTAATGTCAATCCATAACAATAATGTTTCTCTGCTATGTATTTAATTTATTCCAGCAGTTTTCATCGACTTGCTTCCGTTTTCTCCTCTTTAAATTTTATGTTATCGCACGTTTGATTTTTGTGAGTCGCACGTTGATTTATAAGTTGTATCCTTGTAATTTTCTGTTTAGAAATTCAGACTGCTGGTTTTCGGAATCGCTTGTGACTTATATATGCTTATCTGAGGAATCCATTGAATATTGCTGTCAATGGATTCCTCAGATCTGTGTTGGCTTGTGACTTATATAGGCTTATCCCTACTTTTCTTTGGGATTTGACTTGTGAGTTGTGCCTTATGAGCTTATCCAATCTAATTTATTATTACTGTGTTTGTACATCGGCTTATGATACCCTTGGGATCTGTTTCTTGTTGTCAATGGATTGTGATATTATCTAACTTCCTTTTTAACAGGGAATATGTTGTGGACCTAGTCGGAGAACCAGGAACCATCCACGGGCCAGATTCCTCGATCAATGGAGCATATTTGTCTTCCGTTCCTTCTCCATTTCGGATTTCTCATTTAAAGGAATGCCAGTCGCCATATCTGGCTGGTGAAGCATGTAACCGTTCAGTAAATTCAAATCTTACAGGTTGTGTACAGGAAGGTCCTGAAGGAAAAGATACTAATTTGCTGAAAAATTATAAGAACTCCAGTTTTGCCTCAGTTGATCAAAATTCTGGAGGTATGCCAACTTCCATCTCTTTTTGGATTTGAAGGTAGTCACGTAAAATGTGAAATTGTGGGATTTATTAATTATCCATTCTTTTCATGAAGGTGTTTCTGAAGCTGTTCGTCCAGCCTCTGTAACATACGATGAATATCCTGGAATTGCTAAAGATGAGGTTGTGGCACAAGACATTTCCAACAATGAGATCATTACGAAGAAAAATTCTGAAGCAAAAACCATTTCTAACCAATCTATACAGAGCACAACCAACCAGTCAGCACAAGAGAAGATAGGCAATAAACATGAAAACCACGGTTCTGGAAATATTCCAAGATACGTGAATCTTGAACCATCGCTTGCAATGGACTGGCTAGAGATAGCATGGGAAGATTTACGTATCAAAGAGCGTATTGGTGCTGGTAAATTTTCTGTTTGCCCATCTACTTCTTTTTGAAGGAACAAAATAGACTCATTTGACCCTCAATTTCGTTATTTTCCTCCCTTTATGCAGGATCATTTGGGACAGTGTACCGAGCTGAATGGCATGGATCGGTAAATTCTCTTAGGCACCTAATTTTCATCAAGTTGATGCTGGTGTACTCCATGCAAATTTATCTGGAAGTTCTTTTTAATGACTTCAGTCATATAGCTTCCGGAGCCCGTTTGATTGTAGTTGAGTGGATAAGTGCATTATCCATGACTCTGATTATATGTAACCATGGAAGCAACTTGTGTTGAATATGAATTCTTGACGCAGCCTATCACTTTtcatgttatttttcattttgggATTCCTCATCTGTTGAATTTCATTATAGGATGTTGCTGTCAAGGTTTTAACAGTTCAGGATTTCCATGATGATCAGTTGAAGGAGTTTTTAAGAGAGGTTAGTGTGATGGATCAAGAAATGTATTACTTATTCAAATGTTAATTATTGTGATCAAATGGTCATTGCCCCGTCTTTCTTGAAAGCAAGCATGCATATTAAATGGCGATCAAGGATTCTTATTAAGTCTAACAGGTCATTTACTCGGATAAATTTCTCCTCCATATAAATGTTTACATTTTTTCCGAATTGTTTTGTTTTTATCTTGATATGATAATTATTCAGATGTAGGAGGCCCAAAGCTTATCTAGTAATGAGAAGACACATTCACATGTTACTTTCATTCCTTCAGGTTGCAATAATGAAACGTGTTCGGCATCCAAATGTGGTGCTCTTCATGGGTGCGGTTACAAAACGTCCCCATCTATCTATTGTCACAGAGTATTTGCCTCGGTATTACATCTGATTCCCATCATGACTTAACTGTCTTACTGAACTCTATTGCATGAAGTGTTTTAAGTGTCTTACTGACATTTTTTGGTATCTTTGACAGGGGGAGTCTATACCGCCTGATACATAGGCCAGCATCTGGTGAAATTCTTGATCCGAGGAGACGACTACGGATGGCTTTAGATGTGGTGTATATCAGTTATTCTTATTCTTACATGTTGATGGATTTTGTAGTCCTTGATGATATATTAGATTGTCTTTGTCTGATCGCAGGCTAAAGGGATAAATTATCTCCATTGTCTAAAGCCTCCAATAGTGCACTGGGATCTGAAATCTCCAAACCTGTTGGTGGACAGAAATTGGACAGTAAAGGTATAATGACATTGGTTTGCAGTTGAGTTTCTCCATGAAAATTCGATGAATTTTTAGCGAGTGTCTGATTTCTTCATAATTTCCTGTTCAGGTGTGTGATTTTGGATTATCCAGATTTAAGGCGAACACTTTCATATCATCAAAATCTGTTGCTGGAACAGTAAGTCTCTACTCTGATCAAGTGATTATTCCCATTTGCATGATGGTATCAACCATTTAGACTTTTAGTTGTTTTCTAATTCATTGGTGAGTGATTTACTGCTTCATAGGGAAAGGGAAGGGATTTGAGTAGTACTTCAAGTTTTATGTAGTGAGAATTCAACTATTCCAATACACAAGTGTGCCTAATGCTTGCCCGTGAGGTTGTATATTTGATGACAGTTTGATATCTTGGGCGGGGAAAAAGTTACCTAGTTATTCAGCTTGTGCCTTAAGGGATAAATTCATCATTTGTATAATTAGGTCGAGTAGGTTGTGCATGTTGGAATAGATCTGGAGGAAGTTCCTTTTAACATTGAAGTGGCTATTCTATTAATATTTTGCAGGTTGATCTTTCACTTCACGGTGCTTCAACTTCAATTAGTCTGTAAcactcttaattttcttttcagcCTGAATGGATGGCCCCAGAATTTCTTCGCGGAGAACCTTCGAATGAGAAGTCTGATGTCTACAGTTTCGGCGTCATCATGTGGGAACTCATAACCCTGCAACAACCATGGAGTGGACTTGGCCCTGCCCAGGTGAACATTTTCATACCGAATTGCAGATTCTTGTGGACAATCATTCTTGCAATAGTTTTTCTTACATCAATGACAATAAGATTGGTTGATTTTGTAAAAATAGTTTATTAATCGTCCTGTGTGTGTTCAGGTCGTTGGAGCTGTGGCTTTCCAGAATAGAAGGCTAGCTATCCCTCCAAACATCTCCCCAGTATTGGCATCTGTTGTGGAATCATGTTGGGCCGAGTAAGTGTTGATTCATTGGTCCTTTAGTCTTGCACGACATCAAACTCTGCAGAGTTCTCAAGGAAAATATGTTGGAAATATCATACAGTAGTTCATGTTTTCTATTCTTGCTTTATTAACTGCATTCTTCTCGGATTTGCAGCATCTCCTTATTTCTAATACGTTGCTCTTTTCTTCAGTAACCCTGCTGATCGCCCATCTCTTCCTAGCATAGTTGAGTCGCTGAAGAAGCTGCTAAAGTCGCCAGTGGATTCCATAAAAATGGGTGATGAGACATAAGAGGAGCATGCATGCCTGCTGCCCATGAttagttgttaattttttttttgttgttgctaACTGGCGGCTACGGAGAAATTATTGTCAATTTAACCTGAGAACCTTGACTGGTTTTTCAATTGTGGGAGAACCACCCTCTCAACCGATTGCAACTATGTAATGGTTGCTTAATGCTTTTTACTAACCCGTTTCAGAAGGACAATAAAAAATGCCATCAAGTGGAATGGAGTAAAATTAAAGTGGTGATATTGTAGATTTCCTTCCTGTATCTTGAATCTTGGGCTACTGAATTGTATGAATGGAACTCATGACCTCGAGCTCTTTTATCTCTGGCTCGAGATCAATAATATATATTCAAATATCTAGAGcttactatattatatatatatttttgttcctGTAGTCTGTAGACATGTTCAATTGAGGACAAAACTTATTCTGGTAGCCACATTCTCTTCTAGCATTCTACGGCGtggttatttatattttatttattattttattataaaatagttttttCGGTTCAATCGGTTGAATTtataaaccaataaattaatagttAGAGCGGTTTGATGATCGGTTTGATTTTTAGAACCTTGTTCTACGCCCAATGTGTTGTATTTGCCTAAGGAGTAAGGAGAAGGCATTGGTTGTCGATGCAATTGTTGATCTATTGTAGATTGGCCAATTATAGTATACAGATTTACATATACAGATATTCTCTTAGAAGGATATCGTGATGACACGTGGAACAATGTTGGTAGGTGGGGGAACAGTTTAGAGATATGGTTCAGAGAGCTTGAGAGCTTATGAGAGAATTTAGAAGCAAGCCATGCTGCTGGCTTGACTTGGATGTAGTGGAAGTGGATCTTTAAATGTTTGGCCCGATAATGGAGTCTTGGATTGTGATATTGGGCCTCAAAGTAGATCTTTTATTTTTTGACTTTATTATTAGTTTGTTGTTTGGTTTTTtggaatattattttaattttattctcaaaaaattatttaaattataaatattttcttattcataattattaatacatatgtttttaaatatatataaataaaaattttaatttttttttaatttctaaagtattttttaaaaatatatatttaatattaagtattttttatctattttaaaatattttgaggacagaatttttttaaaagtgtGTTCAAAAATCCAGGGTGAATTAGAAATTTTATCcatatttttatttgatattatttataataagttTGCCAACTttgaaattaatcaaattaaacaaAACTACTTTTATTAAAACAATTCTGTTAACCATAaaagttttattattaaaaataataatgacaaaTGTTATAAAAtgaatttttggtatttttacttaaataaattaaatttcatatttatatttgcatgtatctttttaaaatatttataattttttttacattaagtgcaagaaaaaaatattcataactaACTTTGGGCCATGCAAATTATAAAAATCTTGGAAATTAAAAGAATATGAAGTTAATTGAAAAACGGTGAAATAAAAGATCTTTACATGCTATTTAGTTTATGTTTTGGGTTTAtatttgagtaaagtatcgtttttgttcttAACGTTTGGGGAAAGTTTTAAAGTTGTCTTAACGTTTCagtcgtcctatttaagtctttaacgttttaaaattgactcaatgttgtcctgccgttaggaatccattaacagaattgacggcgggacaagattgagacgattttgaaacgttagggacttaaataggacgaaaacgttggggacaaaaacgatatatagaaataaattttaattttatccttcaataatatcaattttttactctacataatattcaattattttttaatcacatctaagtaaattacacttaatgaGGAAAAATAGTTTTTGATGTGCTCTAACCATAGTGTGACTAGGCTCTTGGTATTAGCCCTTTCTTCTTGCATGGATGCGGGAACACACCTTTTGTTCTACAACCCACCGTAACTTCTGCACCTTCCGTTTCCTTCTTTCTTCGTTGTTGAATGACGTGATCGAAGAGAAGGAGAGCCGAGAGAAAAGAGACGATGTTGCTTTTGGTGGAAAGCAAGAAAGGTTAAATGAATCGACATAGTTGTAAGAATCGGTCCGAACCGATCTGTTCGACTGCAAAAACCGATGGACCGGACTCGCAACTGGTCTGGTGCAATCTTGGAACAGCTTAAGTAACAGAATCGGTCAAAGTCGGTTAGAATCAGTCAAAGCCGGTCAAAGCAGGTAAAAACTTCTTAGAATCGATAAAAATCGGTTCAACTGAACCGTTCGAGAGAAAACTCCAAAATTGATGAAGATGTCGTTCGAATCTTAGTCTTCTTTATTCTGCATGCTCTTGTTGGTGCTAAACTATGTTGTTCCTTCTTATTTTAAATGCTAAGTATTAATTCTGTAGTAAAAACgtgcattaatttttttagatatcattttaattttatactcaattatattttaattaatcttattttttgttattcataattatcaatataaatataagtaaatatgtattaataaaaaatataaaatatttgtatcAATTATAGtatgattttttataattttatgatatttattaatattatttgtcaataaatatatataatatataacgacattataaatataaactaattatatagtttttaacttaaaaaatattgaCGTCAATATtaatgaaaacttaaaaaaattttattgtgaaaaaagactaaaattttatatacttatttgaTAAATAGATTGTAAGttgttgattataatttgttaaaacttgattatttttaaaatattactgAAGATATATAGTAATATAtcttaaacaaataatttttcgGGCAAACCAGaccaaatttattaaattaaacaatTTGTAACTTCATAAAGATGTTTGTTCATCAATTGGGAATATTTTTTAAGCTCAACTAACTTTAATGTGAGAAGACAGAAATATCATGATTTCTGATTGAGTTATAAGACAgaaatttgaattgaatttttgCAATGCTAAAATATCATGTCGATTATGAACGGTCAAGAAGAAAAATTCTCTTGTGAAATGAGAGGAGATTTTACACAGtaatgaataaaatatttaattagaaCATTTTTTGTTCAACACAGTTTGATATATGAATCTTATGAATTTCTGTTGATTAATGAACACATTTATTAGAATTTCTAACATTTGAGAATATATATCTTAAATTCTGTTGATTAATGAACTGCCCCCATCAGAATCTTGACCCTCAATGTCGAACTCCATCGGCCAACGCTGTGCAACGTTCTTCCCTGAATCCATACAAACCAAAGTAGGACTTGGCACAGTGGGCCAGCACCTTCACTGCCTCGGACCACTTCGACCACGGGCTGATCCCGCGCGCCACCGACTGGAGCAGCAGCAATAACACCACCGACGGTGGTCCTCCTCACTGCACCTAGGGATTCCTTCGATGTTATGACATTGCCGAAGCGAAGACCCAAGTGCATGCTTGTTATCCTTTTTTTTGCCCCAAACAAGGCCCATGTCGCCAGCCTCCCTCCAACGGAACGCGGGATGTTCAAGATCCCGTTCGACTACACCCCACCAAGCCGGCTCCATCGCACTTTTCATGTGCTCACGCCATCTCCTCTGCGCCAGTTGCATACTGCAACAAGGGGCCAACACATGTCGACATGTGAAACAAAGTGGAAATAAATTTGTATATCTGTATGAACTTTGATCTGTACACTAACGCGACCATATTTTTAATGACCCAATATAGATTGATGACCGAATTTTTAATTCAATCAACTAAGTCAAACTGGATTTACCAATTCGACTAATAAGATCAAACTGGATTTAATAACTATGCTAAAAACaacttttactaattttttttatctaagaacttaatttcattaaacaaaaaatatgagGGTCATCTTTGGTTTtttgaaaatgtaattttttttctttttgataaatAGAAAAAAACGATTGCACATTAGaggagatttaaaaaaaaaaattaaatactaaaaaagtttttgctttttacttttttaaaaaagaaaagtattattgacttaaaaaattaaattaataattttttaataaaaacacttttttttaatatgtaaacacatttaaaattttatgaaaatactttattcttgaaaaaaaaaatactttttcactAAAAAAATCAATCCGAATAAATACTAACTATCAGTTACATAATAACTTTAGCATCACAATAACACACAACGAATTCAAATTATAAcagtttaaatttttcttttacctTTGGTATACCGTttacttatttaaaattttaattagagtAGTAAATACTTTAGAGTTTAAGAATTTTCTGTCATCTATAATAACATGattttcttattatattttatgtaattgaaatttatttattttatacattgTAACTGTTAAAtagattctaaaatttttatttatgttttgaaataaaattttattctaatctttttaattattttaccaaatttataattataaaaataaaaatataaaaactaatttctcaagattaaaaataataaaaatgtggtTGGAAAATAGGATCACATACTTTGGCTCTTCTTAGGTTTaatattaagttttttttttttcctttttggtttaatattaattttcatCTAATACTATTCTAGTAAACTAATAACACTATAGAACGGTTTTCATATACtaataacaataaatataataataataaaaagtttcAAAAACCAAAGCAttctccaaagaaaaaaaaagcccaTTAATGCTGATCCAAAATTTACTAATGGCTCACCTGTTTGTGTGGCTCCCTCAAGCTGAGTATAATCTGCCAAGCTGCTCTCtcaaaagagacaaaaaaaaccACATGTCATAAAGCAGTTTAATCAAAAGGAATATCTGTATATCTGTACAGATTTAAATCTGTACCGGAGAGCGACCCTTGTAGATTTTGTAAGTTTGTTAGTTTATATACCAAACAATCATGAGATTTAGTTTTCACCAGAAAATGGGCGAATGCCAAGCAAACTTAGAAGTGCAAGTGCCGTACTTTTTAAGGGGGGAAAGTATTTTTTGGAAAATAATTTTCTGTTAGTGGTaatgaataaaatagaatggatATTGTCTTTCGATTTTGATGatgtcatttttttaataaatttatataaatatataatgtaaaTATAGAGtagcattataaaaaaaaatagaagtgcCATTAAATTTGTAACTCACTTTTTGTAGGTGACACGTCAACTTGAACAAAGCCCTAGTGTGTTGTGAGAAATTATGACTTGAACGAATTTTTATAACTATACTGgttaaatttttaaagtaatcTTTCACATTGTGCTTTTGAATTAATTTTACTTCTGAGATTTCAATTCCACCCCAAATTGAGTTTT is a window from the Arachis hypogaea cultivar Tifrunner chromosome 17, arahy.Tifrunner.gnm2.J5K5, whole genome shotgun sequence genome containing:
- the LOC112762406 gene encoding serine/threonine-protein kinase CTR1, whose amino-acid sequence is MPHRATYIFPRQFPERGLDESARQRLDHEKKRLVNSVKSPDNDNNFGTENDVASSTTTTTATDTPVTTAPHSKDVVVFPSGKHSAVSDLFAGAGVAGVGRFRAKSKQIAAFCNWINDKKRDSGNRLDCRRHALAAAEEEEDDDDHEMLVPPTAAAGTVKDSSGGGGVDQSFDRQVSLPRLSSGSSYAGSLFSGTTTFDGTATFSSDINTINIKDDSSSPNATRKHHHDEEEEQDRNNNNIDNSYARKYKESYYLQVTLAKRLACLASLSTEPFLITATETWDAESVSYRLWVNGCLSYTDKISDGFYNILGMNPYLWVMCNENEEGKKLPTLMALKAVEPSESSMEVVVIDRHEDCRLKQLMDKAEELYCESENSLALVEQLGKLVAICMGGTFPVEQGDLHNRWKMVSKRLISFYQCVVLPIGSLSAGLCRHRAILFKRLADYVGLPCRIAKGCRYCASDHRSSCLVKIKDDRQHLREYVVDLVGEPGTIHGPDSSINGAYLSSVPSPFRISHLKECQSPYLAGEACNRSVNSNLTGCVQEGPEGKDTNLLKNYKNSSFASVDQNSGGVSEAVRPASVTYDEYPGIAKDEVVAQDISNNEIITKKNSEAKTISNQSIQSTTNQSAQEKIGNKHENHGSGNIPRYVNLEPSLAMDWLEIAWEDLRIKERIGAGSFGTVYRAEWHGSDVAVKVLTVQDFHDDQLKEFLREVAIMKRVRHPNVVLFMGAVTKRPHLSIVTEYLPRGSLYRLIHRPASGEILDPRRRLRMALDVAKGINYLHCLKPPIVHWDLKSPNLLVDRNWTVKVCDFGLSRFKANTFISSKSVAGTPEWMAPEFLRGEPSNEKSDVYSFGVIMWELITLQQPWSGLGPAQVVGAVAFQNRRLAIPPNISPVLASVVESCWADNPADRPSLPSIVESLKKLLKSPVDSIKMGDET